Proteins encoded together in one Variovorax paradoxus window:
- a CDS encoding murein hydrolase activator EnvC family protein → MQHLQTFVLRTGAALLVAAGLAACTTPAPPPRTGVNVPPPVQQPQALFIRPASGTTIARFDGVRNKGLDIAGNLGDPVVASADGRVVYVGGELRGYGNMVIVKHNDTFLTAYAHAENIVVKENAVVRQGQKIAEMGKSGTDRVKVHFEIRKNGTAVDPEPYLSGRLQH, encoded by the coding sequence ATGCAGCACCTTCAGACTTTTGTTTTACGTACCGGCGCCGCGCTACTCGTAGCCGCCGGCCTTGCAGCCTGCACCACGCCCGCCCCGCCGCCGCGCACCGGCGTGAACGTGCCGCCGCCGGTGCAGCAGCCGCAGGCCCTGTTCATCCGGCCCGCGAGCGGCACCACCATTGCGCGCTTCGACGGCGTGCGCAACAAGGGCCTCGACATTGCCGGCAACCTTGGCGACCCGGTCGTCGCATCGGCTGACGGACGCGTGGTGTACGTGGGGGGCGAGTTGCGCGGCTACGGGAACATGGTCATCGTCAAGCACAACGACACCTTTCTTACCGCATACGCCCACGCTGAAAACATCGTCGTCAAGGAAAACGCGGTGGTGCGCCAGGGCCAGAAAATTGCCGAAATGGGCAAGAGCGGCACCGACCGCGTGAAGGTGCATTTCGAAATCCGCAAGAACGGCACCGCCGTCGATCCCGAGCCCTACCTGAGCGGGCGCCTGCAGCACTAG
- a CDS encoding fumarylacetoacetate hydrolase family protein, whose product MASEFVFAPPATVSVPVVGQPARFPVHRIYCVGRNYEDHAKEMGFTGREPPFFFMKPADALVVVDAGQTGTMAYPTLTKNLHHEIELVVAIGTGGKNIKAADAHKHIYGYAVGLDMTRRDLQGEMKKQGRPWDIGKGFEQSAPIGPIVPVAQAGDAENAEISLQVNGTDRQRSTVSKLIWNVAETIEHLSAAWELQPGDLIYSGTPEGVAAVVAGDTLVGEVAGLPKLTVKIV is encoded by the coding sequence ATGGCTTCCGAGTTTGTTTTCGCCCCGCCCGCAACCGTTTCGGTTCCGGTGGTCGGGCAGCCCGCCCGTTTTCCGGTGCACCGCATCTATTGCGTGGGCCGCAACTATGAAGATCACGCCAAGGAAATGGGCTTTACCGGCCGCGAACCGCCGTTCTTCTTCATGAAGCCGGCCGACGCGCTGGTAGTGGTCGATGCGGGCCAGACCGGCACCATGGCCTACCCCACACTCACCAAGAACCTGCACCACGAGATCGAACTCGTGGTGGCCATTGGCACCGGCGGCAAGAACATCAAGGCCGCCGACGCGCACAAGCACATCTACGGCTACGCAGTGGGCCTTGACATGACTCGCCGCGACCTGCAGGGCGAAATGAAGAAGCAGGGCCGCCCCTGGGACATCGGCAAGGGCTTCGAGCAGAGCGCACCCATCGGCCCCATCGTGCCGGTGGCGCAGGCCGGCGACGCCGAGAACGCCGAAATCTCGCTGCAGGTGAACGGCACCGACCGCCAGCGCAGCACCGTGAGCAAGCTGATCTGGAACGTGGCCGAAACCATCGAGCATCTTTCCGCCGCCTGGGAGCTGCAGCCCGGCGACCTGATCTACAGCGGCACGCCCGAAGGCGTGGCGGCGGTGGTGGCGGGCGACACGCTGGTCGGCGAAGTGGCCGGCCTGCCCAAGCTGACGGTCAAGATCGTCTGA
- a CDS encoding CreA family protein, with product MTIQAPRAAALFRAALASTVAAGLGLALASAAHAEIVGDVDTAFKLIGPDHKIVVEAYDDPKVNGVTCYVSRAKTGGLAGAFGVAEDKSEASIACRQVGPVSITQPLPKREEVYTERLSILFKRLRVVRMVDARRNTLIYLTYSDLLIDGSPKNSVTAVPIDRGTPIPLK from the coding sequence ATGACCATCCAGGCACCGCGCGCTGCCGCCCTCTTCCGTGCGGCGCTCGCATCCACCGTTGCCGCCGGCCTGGGCCTCGCGCTGGCCTCGGCGGCGCACGCAGAAATAGTGGGCGACGTCGACACCGCTTTCAAGCTCATCGGGCCGGACCACAAGATCGTGGTCGAGGCCTACGACGACCCCAAGGTCAATGGCGTGACCTGCTACGTCTCGCGCGCCAAGACGGGCGGCCTGGCGGGTGCCTTTGGCGTTGCCGAAGACAAGTCGGAGGCCTCCATTGCCTGCCGCCAGGTCGGCCCCGTCAGCATCACGCAGCCGCTGCCCAAGCGCGAAGAGGTCTACACCGAGCGGCTGTCGATTCTTTTCAAGCGGCTGCGGGTGGTGCGCATGGTCGACGCGCGGCGCAACACGCTCATCTACCTCACCTACTCCGACCTGCTGATCGACGGCTCGCCGAAGAACAGCGTAACCGCGGTGCCGATCGATCGCGGCACGCCCATTCCGCTCAAGTAA
- the pgeF gene encoding peptidoglycan editing factor PgeF has translation MDAGMDPRWLVPDWPAPQNVRALCTTRSGGVSAGRYESLNLGDHVGDEPAHVAANRTRLRQAIGVRPVFLQQVHGSELVALEGAGSALPDGAAADACTTAESGLACTIMVADCLPVLFTDAAGRRVAAAHAGWRGLAGGVLEAAAGRFAPEQGKVLAWLGPCIGPKAFEVGAEVKSAFEAHAPDAAGCFKPAATDGKWLADLPALARQRLRAAGVEAVYGNDSSDGWCTVGNPSRFFSHRRDGISGRFAALVWKA, from the coding sequence ATGGACGCCGGCATGGACCCGCGCTGGCTTGTGCCCGACTGGCCGGCGCCGCAGAACGTGCGGGCGCTGTGCACCACGCGCTCAGGCGGCGTATCGGCCGGGCGCTATGAAAGCCTGAATCTCGGCGACCACGTGGGCGACGAGCCCGCGCATGTCGCTGCCAACCGCACCCGCCTGCGGCAGGCCATCGGCGTGCGGCCCGTCTTCTTGCAGCAGGTGCATGGGAGTGAGCTTGTGGCACTCGAGGGCGCCGGCAGTGCCTTGCCGGATGGCGCCGCCGCCGATGCCTGCACCACAGCCGAGAGCGGCCTCGCCTGCACGATCATGGTGGCCGATTGCCTGCCCGTGCTTTTCACCGATGCCGCAGGCCGCCGCGTGGCCGCCGCGCATGCGGGTTGGCGCGGGCTTGCGGGCGGGGTGCTCGAAGCGGCAGCGGGGCGTTTTGCCCCGGAGCAGGGCAAGGTGCTGGCATGGCTCGGCCCCTGCATCGGGCCGAAAGCCTTCGAGGTGGGGGCCGAGGTCAAGTCGGCGTTCGAGGCGCACGCACCGGATGCAGCCGGCTGTTTCAAGCCCGCTGCAACTGACGGCAAATGGCTGGCCGACCTGCCGGCGCTTGCACGCCAGCGCCTTCGCGCGGCCGGCGTAGAGGCTGTCTACGGCAACGATAGCAGCGACGGCTGGTGCACCGTCGGCAACCCGTCACGGTTCTTTTCGCACCGGCGGGACGGCATCAGCGGGCGCTTCGCCGCGCTGGTCTGGAAGGCCTGA
- the maiA gene encoding maleylacetoacetate isomerase: protein MKLHNYFRSSSSFRVRIALNLKGLDYDYVPVHIARGDHRTGPYSAISADMLVPLLEDEGERFSQSMAIIEYLDETYPEPPLLPHDPVGRAHVRALAQSIACEIHPLNNLRVLKYLVKELKLDDEAKNTWYRHWVRDGMLAFERQLAQHPGSTFCYGNTPTLADCCLVPQIFNGRRFDCDFSGLPRTMGAFEACMALDAFQRAQPSQAPDAEA, encoded by the coding sequence ATGAAGCTGCATAACTACTTCCGCTCCTCGTCGTCCTTCCGGGTGCGCATTGCGCTCAACCTGAAAGGCCTGGACTACGACTACGTGCCGGTGCACATTGCCCGCGGCGACCATCGCACGGGCCCCTATTCGGCCATTTCGGCCGACATGCTGGTGCCGCTGCTCGAAGACGAGGGCGAGCGCTTCTCGCAGTCGATGGCCATCATCGAATACCTGGACGAGACCTACCCCGAGCCGCCGCTGCTGCCGCACGACCCGGTCGGCCGGGCGCACGTGCGGGCGCTGGCCCAGTCGATTGCCTGCGAGATCCACCCGCTGAACAACCTGCGCGTGCTCAAGTACCTGGTGAAGGAGCTCAAGCTCGACGACGAGGCCAAGAACACCTGGTACCGCCACTGGGTTCGCGACGGCATGCTGGCCTTCGAGCGGCAGCTTGCGCAGCACCCCGGCAGCACCTTCTGCTACGGCAACACGCCCACGCTGGCCGACTGCTGCCTGGTGCCGCAGATCTTCAACGGCAGGCGCTTCGACTGCGACTTCAGCGGGCTGCCGCGCACCATGGGCGCCTTCGAGGCGTGCATGGCGCTGGACGCGTTCCAGCGCGCCCAGCCTTCGCAGGCGCCCGACGCGGAAGCCTGA
- a CDS encoding phospholipase D family protein encodes MSGIFNKPTGNGARFAWPLWLAFGIALLLLGGCAGLPSGVERKPSVAISDGADTPLGRLVTAASPAGRGLSGFRLLPMPQFSLHARIELAKRAQRSIDVQYYLVQNDETGRYLLRALRDAAERGVRVRLLVDDLYTAGADPLFAGLAAHPNAEVRMFNPFPSGRERLGTRWASSLLDFDRVHRRMHNKLFVVDNVMAVMGGRNIANEYFLRDGGSNFIDIDTLVAGTVVPRLSSLFDMYWNSPYVYPVESLVSTGGATPQQLRDRFEQLTGGPDTLHPAPLVSTDLLGNNALAKDLDEGALSLVWARAEAYADAPAKALGPTEEARGLPADEAPDSVLYNVRRYIRSAEHEVLQTTPYLIPGRGGMESIRLVRQKGVSYTIVTNSLAATDESLVHIGYRRYRPAMLRLGVSLYELSPKRVEETKRFGMYGSASGRLHGKSAVVDGNIVFIGSMNFDPRSMLHNTEIGIFIFSPQIAQQLTSLIGFIRLDGAYQLQLGPRGGIEWVSPASGDGADTILHVEPETDFWSRWKLELFAPLVPESLL; translated from the coding sequence ATGTCCGGAATCTTCAACAAACCAACTGGTAATGGCGCGCGCTTCGCATGGCCGCTTTGGCTTGCGTTCGGCATCGCCCTGTTACTTCTGGGTGGCTGCGCAGGCCTGCCTTCGGGCGTGGAGCGCAAGCCGTCCGTTGCCATTTCGGACGGCGCCGACACGCCGCTCGGCCGCCTGGTTACGGCGGCCTCGCCGGCGGGGCGGGGCTTGAGCGGGTTTCGCCTGCTGCCCATGCCGCAGTTCTCGCTGCATGCCCGCATCGAGCTGGCCAAGCGCGCACAGCGCTCCATCGACGTGCAGTACTACCTGGTGCAGAACGACGAAACCGGCCGCTACCTGCTGCGCGCATTGCGCGACGCTGCCGAGCGCGGCGTGCGCGTGCGCCTGCTGGTGGACGACCTCTACACCGCCGGCGCCGACCCGCTGTTCGCGGGCCTGGCGGCGCACCCCAACGCCGAGGTGCGGATGTTCAATCCGTTCCCCAGTGGGCGCGAGCGCCTGGGAACGCGCTGGGCTTCGTCGCTGCTCGACTTCGACCGCGTGCACCGCCGCATGCACAACAAGCTCTTCGTGGTCGACAACGTCATGGCCGTGATGGGCGGGCGCAACATTGCCAACGAATACTTCCTGCGCGACGGCGGCTCCAACTTCATCGACATCGACACGCTGGTGGCCGGCACCGTGGTGCCGCGGCTTTCGTCTCTGTTCGACATGTACTGGAACAGCCCGTATGTGTACCCCGTGGAATCGCTGGTTTCGACCGGCGGGGCCACGCCGCAGCAATTGCGCGATCGATTCGAGCAACTGACCGGCGGGCCGGACACGCTGCACCCCGCGCCGCTGGTTTCTACCGACCTGCTGGGCAACAACGCGCTGGCCAAGGACCTGGACGAGGGCGCGCTTTCGCTCGTCTGGGCGCGCGCCGAAGCCTATGCCGATGCCCCCGCCAAGGCGCTGGGCCCGACCGAAGAAGCCCGCGGGTTGCCGGCCGACGAGGCGCCCGACAGCGTGCTTTACAACGTGCGGCGCTATATAAGAAGCGCCGAGCACGAGGTGCTGCAGACCACGCCTTACCTGATCCCGGGCCGCGGCGGCATGGAGTCGATTCGCCTGGTGCGGCAAAAGGGTGTGAGCTACACCATCGTCACCAATTCGCTGGCCGCCACGGATGAGTCGCTGGTGCACATAGGCTACCGCCGCTACCGGCCGGCGATGCTGCGGCTGGGCGTGTCGCTGTACGAGCTGAGCCCCAAGCGCGTGGAAGAAACCAAGCGATTCGGCATGTACGGTTCGGCAAGCGGAAGGCTGCACGGAAAGTCGGCCGTGGTCGACGGCAACATTGTGTTCATCGGCTCGATGAACTTCGATCCGCGCTCGATGCTGCACAACACCGAGATCGGCATTTTCATTTTCAGCCCGCAAATTGCGCAGCAGCTCACCAGCCTGATCGGCTTCATCCGGCTCGACGGCGCATACCAGCTGCAGCTGGGGCCGCGCGGTGGCATCGAATGGGTGAGCCCGGCGTCTGGCGACGGCGCCGACACCATCCTGCACGTGGAGCCGGAAACGGATTTCTGGTCGCGATGGAAGCTGGAGCTGTTTGCCCCGCTGGTGCCCGAGAGCCTGCTTTAG
- a CDS encoding NUDIX hydrolase: MILRVPIKHCKNCGTAVVYRVPDDGDTKERAVCPACSTIHYENPLNVVGTIPVLGDKVLLCKRNIEPRWGKWTLPAGFMELGETAAQGAARETDEEAGANYEMQGLFAVISVVRVGQVHLFYRARLLDDRFDPGHETIEARLFTEEEIPWEEIAFRTVREALEHFFEDRRRGSFDRVHELSIV; encoded by the coding sequence ATGATCCTGCGCGTACCCATCAAGCACTGCAAGAACTGCGGCACCGCGGTGGTCTACCGCGTTCCGGACGATGGCGACACCAAGGAACGCGCCGTCTGCCCCGCCTGCAGCACCATCCACTACGAGAACCCGCTGAACGTGGTGGGCACCATTCCCGTTCTTGGCGACAAGGTGCTGCTGTGCAAGCGCAACATCGAGCCGCGCTGGGGCAAGTGGACGCTGCCCGCGGGCTTCATGGAGCTTGGCGAAACCGCCGCCCAGGGCGCGGCGCGCGAAACCGATGAAGAGGCCGGCGCCAACTACGAAATGCAGGGCCTCTTCGCGGTGATCAGCGTGGTGCGCGTGGGGCAGGTGCACCTGTTCTACCGCGCCCGCCTGCTGGACGACCGCTTCGACCCGGGCCACGAAACCATCGAGGCCCGGCTTTTCACCGAAGAAGAAATTCCCTGGGAAGAAATTGCGTTTCGCACCGTGCGCGAGGCCCTGGAACACTTCTTCGAAGACCGGCGGCGCGGCAGCTTCGACCGCGTGCACGAACTCAGCATCGTTTGA